The DNA segment CTCGAGAATCCTGTCCGCCATGTCCCATCACCTCCTGCCCTCAAGGTGGGGGCGGCCGTCCTGCGATGGCAGGGGGGAGCGGGCAGTCCCTGCATGGCCGCAAGGCAGGCGTGCGGTCGGCGGGAGGGGCGTCACCCGGAGTACGCTCCAGGAGCCCCTTCACGTCGGGCGCAACAACGAGGAGCGCGGCGCATGCACCCCGGTGTCTCCATCATCGCGGATGACACCCGGAGCTGGGGACTGGAGACCCCGGGCCCCGGGCTGCTGCTGCATGTGCCCGCGAGTGGCCGCTGGGCACAACGGCCCGCGCTGCACCTGGATGCCTTCGCGGACTACCGCATCCGCCTGCGCGGCGGGGGCCTGACGCTGCTGTGGACCCGCATCGACGCGTACTGGGACCGCGCCATCTTCCTCCGGGGCACGCGGCCCCCTCCCGAGGTCCTGCCCCGGCTGTCCGCGCCCGAGGTCCGGACCGTGGAGGCCGCCTCCGGCTCCGAGGCCTGGTGGGAGCAGTGGAACTGGCGGGTGGCGCGGGCGCTCGTGGAGGCTCCGCTGCCGGTGCTCCACGCCGGGCACTGGTGTCTGCGCCCCGTGCGCGCCATTGCCGCGGAGAAGGCGGAGCGGCACGCCGTCAGTCCCATGGAGTGGGGCTTCGGCCAGCCCCCCATGCCACCGCACTCGCTGGCCGCCGTGGTGCAGTACCTCTGCGTGTGGAAGGAGGACTGGTGGGAGAACGCACCCGGACAACGGCCGGGCGCCGTGCTCGGGCTGCGCGGGCCCTCATCCCCCGAGGCCGGGCGCGTGAAGAGCTGGCGCAAGCACGCGAGGGCCGGGACGTTGCCGCCCGTGCTGCTGATGTACGTGGACATCCTGGCGAAGTGGCTGGTGCTGGATGGGCACGACCGGCTTCACGCGGCGCTGGTCGAAGGCGTGGAGCCTCCACTGCTGGGCTTGTGGCCGTTCATCGACCCGCCGCGTCCCGCGAGTTCCGTCCGCGAGGAGGGCGCCCTGTTCAGCGCGGACTTCCAGTTGCGCGCCGGCGCGACGCCGGAGACCGTCGACCGCGTCAACCGCATGCTGGTGCTCAACTTCACTCCCGGTCCGAAGGGGACCGTGTCGCGCGCCTGGCCGATTCCAGGAGGCCGGGAGACGTGGCGCGAGGAGATCACCGCCCGGCGCCGGCGGGCCGGCGGGCTCCCCGGCCTGGACGACCTGGAGTGGGCCTGGCTCACGTAGACTGCGCGGCATGAAGCAGGACTTTGAACGCAACACCACTGAACGGCTGCTGCTGCGCGCCGTCCGTGAGGGTGACCTGGAGGCGGTCTTCGCCCTCCACTCGGATCCAACGACGAACCAGTTCAGCCGCCGCGGCTACATGGCGACGCGGGAGGACGCGCGGCGCATCCTGGATGTCTGGCTGGAGGACTGGGCGCGCGACGGCGTGGGCTACTGGCTGGTGGAGCGGCTGGACGCGCCCGGCGTCGTCGTGGGCCTGAGTGGCCTGCGCCACAAGGAGCTGGAGGGACAGCGCGTGCTGAACCTCGCCTACCGCTTCGCGCCCCAGACGTGGGGCTCCGGCTTCGCGACGGAGGCGTCCCGGGTTGCCCTGGGGCTCGCGGCCCGGCACCTGCCGCACGAGCCCCTGGTGGCCATCATCCACCCGAACAACGTCGCGTCCATCCGCGTGGCGGAGCGGCTGGGGATGCGGCTGGACCGCCACGTCACCGAGGACGGCATCCAGAACCGCGTGTACGTGCCGGGCTGAACGCGGCTCACCGCGGGTCGAATGAAGCACAGACGCGCACGCCGCTGCGCACGTCCCGCGCGGTCGCGTCACCGGGGGACAGGTCGGCGCTCGCCGCGACGAACGAGTCGTAATACCAGGAGCCTCCCCGCAGCACGACGCTGCCAAACTCCGGCGTCACGGAGCGCGTGAGCTCGTAGGCATTGCCCGCCATGTCGTGCAGGCCGAAGGGACTCACCGACGCGGGATGCGTCCCCACCGCGTCCGGACCGAACGCCAACGGCCGGCGGTCATACGTCGCGTCGATGTTGGCGTCGTCCGGCTGGAGTTGGTCGCCGTGGGGATAGCGCCGCCCGTCCGCGCCCCGTGCCGCGTACTCCCATTCATGCTGGCCGCACAGGCGCGCTCCCGGCAGCCGCTTCGTCCGGTGCAGCCAGTAGAAGTAGCCCTCCAGGTCCTGCGCGGACACGCCGGACAGCGGGAGCTGCTTCCAGTCCACGCTCGCGTGCCGGGTGCGCTCCGCGTAGAGCAGGGGTTCACCTTCCTTCGCGGTGCGGAACTCCTCGCGGGTGCGGTGGAAGGTGAAGATCCAGCCCGTGCCCCGCCGCCACCGCAGCGTGATGGTGCCTCCGTCGCCGAAGTGCGGCTGCTCCAGGAACCTCCGCGCGGGCGCGTCCGGGGGCAGGTCCTCCAGGTAGGTCAGCCAGTCGCCGAAGGTCACCTCGTCGCGGCCCACCAGGTAGCCGCCGGTGAGGCAGTAGCGATGCATCGGCGGGCTGAAGGTGAAACGGCGCACCACCTCCGGCTCGGCGCTGCCCAGGAGGAAGCACCCCGGCGGGATGTAGACGTAGCCTTCCGGCACCTGCGTGGGGAGCGTCAGGCGCAGCGCCTCCCGGGCGCCGTGCGTGAGGAACACCGGGACGTCCACGGGCACGCGCCCGGGCTGCGTGACGTGGACCAGATAGGAGCCTTCCGGCAGGACGAAGCGCGACGAGGTGCCGGTGTCCGGCAGGGCCTCGCGGCGGAACGGCCCATCGCTCCGGATGACGCGCGAGAGGGAGACGCGGGCTCCGGACGGCAGGCTCTCGAATGTCAGCTCCGCGGGTTCGTGGAACCGCCGCAGCCATGCCGAGCCCTCCCTGGAGGCGTCCACCTCCTGCTCCAGGCGTTGCAGCCAGGCGTCGCGCTCATGGCGCTGGTGGAAGACCTCCGCCAGCAGCACCCGCTCGGACAGGACCGCCGCGATGAGCCGGCGCGTGTCGGCGTGGTGGCGGTCCCGGTCCAGGCCGCGCTCCAGGCTCCGGCTGGCGCGGGTGAAGGCCGCTTCCGCCTGGTCGCGCAGCGCGAGCGTCTCCGTCCACCGCTTCTCCGCGGCGCTGCGAAGCCCCGTGGCGTCCGTCGCGGTCTCCGGGCCCAGCGAGGAGGGCGCCCGGCCGTCGAACATCGCCAGCGCCTCCTCTCGGCTCGCGAGCGCCCGGGCGGCGAAGGTGCGGCCCGAGGCCAGCGCCTCCTTCGCGGTGCCCAGCTCCGCGGCGATGAAGCGCGCGTCCTCCAGGTACGCCTGGAGCTTGAGGCCGCCGTAGGACGCGAGGACGGCGAGCGCCAGCACGAGTGCGGTGAGCCCCCGTCCCCAGCGCGCGCGCCGCACGGCCCGGTGGGACGCGCGCAGGAAGGCCTGCTCCCGGGAGCCCAGGGTGGCGGGCTCCAGGAGCCGCACTTCGTCCAGCTGGCGCTGACCCCAGAGGGCCTCGCTGGCGCGGCGCAGGCGGTCCCACTCCGCGCTGGCCGCCTCCACGCGCTTGCGCAGCACGCGGTGCCCGATGTCGTCGTCCAGCCAGTCGCGCAGCGTGCCCCAGCTGCGGATGAGCGACTCGTGGGCGATCTCCCAGCGCGGCAGGCCGTTCACCGTGCGCGTGTGCAGCAGCCGCCCTTCGACGAGCACGCGCAGCGCCGCGCGGAAGGTGTCATCCGAGGCGTCCGCGAGGTCCTCCGCGCCACGCTCGATGCGCGTGCCCTCCGCCGTCACCAACTGGAGCAGCAGCCGCCGCGCCGCCGCGTGCTCCGCCGGGCTCATGCGCGCGAGCACGCCGTCCGCGTGCCGGGACAGCGCTCCGGCCACGCCGCCCATCGCCTCCAGCGCCGCGCGCGTGATGCGGCCCCCGGCGGAGTCGCGGCGCTCCCACAGCTCCGCGAGCGCGAACTGGAGGAGCGGCAGGCTGCCCACGCCATGTGCCGTGGACGCGACGAGCGTCTGCACCAGCTCCGGCGACTCGAAGGCCACGCCCCGCGCGCGGGCCGGGCCGATGATGGCCTCGCGCACGCCGTCGGGGGACAGGGGCCGGAGGATGTAGAGCGCCCGCTCCGCCTCGTCCCCCAGGCCTGGGAGCGCGCACAGGCGCGTGAGGAAGTCGCCGCGCACCGCCAACAGGACGTGCACGCCCGGGGAGGGCAGGGCCAGCTCGCCCAGGAGCCAGGCGAAGTGCGCGGCCTGTCCCGGGTCGGAGAGGGTGAGCAGCTCCTCCAGTTGATCAATGAAGAGCAGCAGTCCCCGCCCGCGCGCATGCGCCTCGCGCAGTGCCTGCCCCAGCCAGGCCGGCGTGTCCGTGAGGGCGGTGACGAGCTCCGCTTCCCTTCGTCCCAGCACCGGCGCGAGCGCGGCCGCCAGCGCTTCGAGCGGGCGGTGGCCGGGCCACAGCGTGAGGACGTTCGGCTCCCGTCCGTCTCCCAGGTCTCCGGCCGCCACCCGGGGCAGCACCCCCGCGCGGCACAGCGAGGACTTGCCCGTTCCGGAGTCGCCCGCGACGAGGACCAGCGGGCGCGTGCGCAGGCGCTCCAGCACGGCGCGGATGTCGCCCTCGCGCCCGAAGAAGAGCGACCGGTGCTCGGCCGCGAACGGCGCCAGTCCACGATAGGGATTGCCGGCGCCGAGCGGCGCGGGCGCGATGGAGCGCTCCAGCTGCTCCAGCGCTTCGCTCAGCGCCTCCGCCGAGGCGAAGCGCTCGTGCGGATCCACCGCGAGGCAGCGCAGGATGATGGCGGCGAAGTCCGGGTCCACCTCCGGGCCCAGCGCGGCGCGGGGCGGCGTGTCCTCCGGACGGCGCGAGGCGCGGCGGGGCACCTGGCCCGTGCACAGCTCGTGGAGGATGAGGCCCAGCGCATACAGGTCGCTGCGGGCGCTCGCGGGACCTCCGGCAATCACCTCCGGCGCCATGTACGGCAGCGTGCCCACGAGCAGCGGCGAGCCGGACGCCAGCTCCGCGCCCACCTCGAAGCGCTCCGCGAGGCCGAAGTCGAGCAGCTTCACCTCGCCGTCGCGCGTGACGAGCGCGTTGGAGGGCTTGAGGTCGCGGTGGAGGACGCCCTGGCGGTGCGCCGCCGCGAGCCCCCGCGCCAGGCCCACGCCCAGCGACAGCACCCGCCGCCACGGCACCGGCAGGGGCAGCTCCGCGAGCGTCTCCCCGACGACGTACTCGGAGACGATGTACGGATGGCCGTCCACCGCGCCCACGCTGAACACGCTGACGATGTTCGCGTGCTGCAGCCGCGCGAGCGCCCGGGCCTCCGTGGTGAACAGGTCGCGGAAGCGCTCATCCGGCCGCGCCGCCGCCATGAACTTCACCGCCACGCGCCGGTCCAGCGAGGTGTCGTGCGCGAGGTAGACGATGCCCATGCCCCCCCGGCCCAGCGGGCGCTCCAGGCGGAACGCATCGAACGCGGGCGGCGGCGTCCAGGGCACCGGCTCCGGCGGCAGGCTGTCCGTCTCCCGCTCGCGAGGGTCGTCCACCTCCGAGCGCTGGATGCCGGGCGTGAGCGTGGCCAGCATTCCCCGGCACTCGGCGCACCCGGCGGCGTGGCGGTGCACCTGCGCCAGCGCCTCGTCCGTCAGCTGGTCCTCGAGGAGCTGGACCAGGACCTCGTCGGTCAGGCAGCTGGAAGGGGTCGCGATCACGGGGGCCGGGCCTTCACGCTAGCCACGGGGCGCGCGGCGTTCAATGACACCCGCGGACACGGCCTCCCGCGGCGTGCGTGGGGGGCGGGCCGGGGGCGTGTCATGGTATGGCCCTGCGCATGTCCCAGGTGCCCGCACTGGCCGCGACCTTCCTCTCGCACACGAAGACGCGTTTCGTGCCCCCCTCGCCGGAGGACCTCGCGGCGCTCGACGCCCTGTTGTCGCGCGCCTGGGAGGACGCGCAGGCCCGCTGGCCCGGGATCGCGCTGCCCGCCGCCAGCTTCGTGACCCACGTCGCGGAGCGGCTCCCCCCGGCGAGCCCCACCGCCCCCATCGCGCCGCTCGTCTCCGGCCTGGCCCTGGCGGAGCTGTACCTCGCGTGCGCGTGCCTCCAGGGCCACTCCGCCGCGCACGAGGCCCTGGAGCGCCACTACCTGGCCCGGCTGCCGGAGCGGCTGCGCGGCCTGCGCCAGCCCGACGCGATGATCGACGAGGTCCGCCAGCGGGTGGGCGTGAAGCTGCTGGTGGCCAACGCCGGACACGCGCCCGCCATCGCGGACTACACCGGGCGGGGCGGCCTCTTGAGCTGGGTGGTCGTCATCGCCGGGCGCATCGCGAACAAGCTGCGCGGCCAGGAGAAGCCCTCGACGGAGGACGACGCGGAGGAGCTGTTCAAGGCGCTGCCCGCGCAGGGCCTGGATCCGGAGCTGGACGTGATGAAGCGCCGCCACCACGCGGCCTTCCGCCAGGCCGTGCGCGAGGCCGCCTCCACGCTGTCGGCCGAGGATCGCCATCTGCTCCGCCTCCACTTCGCCGACCGGCTCTCCACGTATGAGATGGCGCCGCTCTTCCGCGTCAACCAGTCCACCATCTCCCGCTGGCTCAAGCGGGTGCAGCAGCAGGTCTACGCGGAGACCCGGCGCCGCCTCCAGGAACAGCTGGGCCTCTCCACGGAGGACTTCCAGAGCTTCATCGCCTTCGTGGACAGCCAGCTGGACCTGACCCTGAGCCAGCTCCTGGACGAGAAGCGCGAGCCGCCGTCCGAGGGCTGACCTACCGCTCCCGCGCGGGGTCCGCCTTCGCAGGCCCGTAGGACAGGTTGCGCAGGAGCGCGGCCCCGGGCTGCACGTCGCCGCGGCGCACCGTGCAGTGCTCGCTCGCCTCGCCCGCGTTGCCCGTGTCCGGCTGGAACCGGCCGGGGCACTCCTGGAGGATGAGGTCCAGCGCGCGGCCATCCCGCGTGCGGGAGAGGCAGGTGGCGCCGTCGGGGGCCCAGGCCGCCTCGAAGGACCCCTTCGCCGGGTCCCACTCCCGCGTCACCTCGGTCGCGCGCTCCAGCACGCCCATCCGGTCATAGATGTCGATGGTGGTGTCCTGGCGCGTGTGGCTGCGGCCGTTGCCGCAGTAGTCCGCGCGGGCCAGCCGGGTGCACGCCTGGTGCAGCCCGGCCAGCGACTGCCCGTCGCGTGAGGCCCAGGGCGCGTAGCCCCAGAGGATGCACTTGGAGATGGCGCCGTTCTCACACGCGAAGGTGACGCGGTCCGGAGCGTCGGCGTGGGCCCCGCTCGCGTCCCACACGCCGCCCACCGCGAGCGCCCGGGGCGCGGGGGAGCGGTCCAGCGCGACACAGGGGTTCTCCCACTCGCGCGCCACCGTGTTCCAGGCCTCGATGCGGTAGAAGACCCGGCCCGGATCATCCGCCGCGGGCTCCGCGCCGCAGATGGCCACCTCCACGGGCTTGCCGTCGCTGGCGGTGCCCTGGAGCACGGTGCCCACCACGTCGCTGGCCGTCGCCCCGGTCTCCGGTGCGGGGACCGCCCACAGTCGGCCACCCTCGAAGCGCAGGGCCTTCACCCCGGCCTCCGCCTGCCGGGGGGAGTCCAGCGCCACGGACACGAGCACGCTGGTGCGCTCGTCCGACGGCTTCTCCGCGTCCCAGCTGCGCTTGGTGCCCCACAGCATCGTCCCCTGGGGCCGGGCGATGCGCTGGGCCGTCTGGGACTGGCAGCGGCGCGCGTAGCGCTCGGCGTCGGACGGGCCGCTCACGGACCGCGCGGGCCCGGGCTTCGGCGCGACGGGCGGTGCGGCCTGGACACGCGCGGTCAGGAGCAGGAACAGGCACACCGGCAGGGCTTTGAAGGACGCGTTCACGTCTCCCAGGAGCCCCCGGGGAGCGAAACGATGCACGGAATCCGTCCGTGCCCCGGAGGCCCCACGGTGGGGGCGGTCCGGGGCCTCAATCCCACCCACGCAGCTGGACGCGCACGCGCCCCAGCAGCAGCTCCCACTCCCGCCGCTTGAGGGTCGCCATCACGCGCCCGGTGACGATGCTCAGGCCCGCCAGGGTCATCACCAGGAAGCCGATGCGGTGGTCCCGGAGCCCCGCGTCGAGCAGGTTGGCCACCACGTCCAGCAGGAGGAACAGCGTCCCCAGGGCCAGGTAGGCGCGGATCCTCAAGGCCATGCCCACCGCCACCCCCAGAAGACAGACGGCGCCAAAGACAACCGCGTACGTCCCATCCGCTGAATCGCCCATCCGGGCCGCCAGCTTCGCCGCCGCGGGCACGTACAGCAGCAGCCCGCCCAGGATGCGCACCGCGTTGCGCGCCGCGTGCGGGAGGCTGGACGTGAAGAGCTGTCCCATCATCAGGAGCAGCAGCCCCAGCGGCGCCAGGTACACCTCCAGCCCCTCCAGGCCGAACGCGAGCGCGGCGAGCAGCAGCGCCAGGTTGCAGGCGGCCGCCGCGAACGCGCCGAACATCCGGCTGCGCTCCACCGCGCCCAGCGCCGCGTACAGCAGGCCGGAGCCTCCCGCGAACAGGGCGGCCTCGCCCGTCGCGTCGCCGGGGAGGACCAGCGCCACCGCGATGGGCAGCAGCGCCGCGAACCGCCGGGTCGCCTGCTCCACGGGGCGCACGCCCGCCCTGCGCGCCAGCACCGTCACGCCCACGAGGACGAAGCCCAGCGACAGCGCGAAGAGGGCGTCATGTTCGGGGCGCAGGCCCTGCGCGTACAGCCCGCGCACCAGCGCGTAGACGCCCACCACCGCGACCTGCACGAAGTACACGTGGCGGCCCGTGTGCTCGCGCCACGCGGCATGCAGGGCCACGCCCACCGCCACCCCGATGGCCGCGAGCGCCACGGGCAGGACGTCCTCCGACGCCCGGCCACCCAGGGCCACGGCCGCGAGCAGCGCCGCGCTCGCCACCAGCCACAGGTCGCGGCCCCAGCCCATGCCCCCCGCGACATCGCTCCGGCGGCGCGACGTCGCGCGGCGGGCGACGTGAAGGGACAACGCGCTCCCCGCCGCGGCCAGCGCCAGCATGGCCCCGGATACGGTGAAGAGGGACCGGTACGCGGGCGCCATGGCTTGCGACAGGAGCACCATCCCCGTGGCGACGACGGCGCCTCCGGCCACCATCGTCCCGAGCCCCGCGATGACCCCGGCGAGCGCCCCGCGCCACTGGAACGCCGCCACGAGGAGTGCAGCCGCGAGGAGCCCGAGCGTCAGGGGGAGCGCGGCGGAGAGCATCCACGTCCCGCCCAGGCCCTCGAACATCCGCCACACGAGGACGGGAACGGCCACCGTCGAGGACGTGTCCCCCGTCACGGCCAGCGCATACAGCAGCGCCGCCGCGAAGCAGGGCAGCACGGCCAGGTGCGCGCGAAGCCGCGTCCGGCCCTCGTCATGGCCCCGCCGCTTCGCGAGCCACGGCGCGACGACCACCACCGCGAGCCCCAGCAGCGCGAGCGTGGGCCCCGGCCAGGTCTCGATGCTCGGCGCCAGGTGGGCCTGGGCATGGACGAGCAGCAGCAGGCCCACGCCCACGACGCCGCGCCCGGGCCCGCGCGCACCGCCCACGAACAGCACGGCACCGGTGGCGAGGAGGAGCTCCGCCGCGGTCAGGCCGGGCTGGAAGAAGGCCGCCGCCACCACGAGCGCCACGGCCGTGAGGGTCTCCCGGCGCAGGGCCTGGAGGAAGGGACCTGGCCCCTCATCCGGCCGCAGGGACAGGAGCCGCCGGAAGAACGCGCGTCCCGCGTCCACCCGGGCCACCGCGACCGCGAACCCGGCGTAGACGAGCCCGGCGGCGGCGACACCCGCGAACGCGTGCTGCCACAGGAGGAATTCGGTGGTGCCGGGGGGCATCCATGCGTCCGGGTGCAGCCAGCTCAGCGATGGGCTGATCCGCTGCGCCGCCGTGGCGCGGATCCACTGCCCGTTCGGAGGCAGCAGGGCCACCAGCGGGCTTCCGAGCAGCGACTGCTGCGCGGCCCAGAGCGCGGCGCCGGGAAGCCCCAGCAGAAGGCCCAGGTGCGCCAGGAAGCGCGAGCGGAACGAGGCCGCGAGCAGGACCGCCAGCAGCGCCGGGCCCAGCACCAGGAGCGGCGGCACGAGGCCCAGCGCGCGGGAGGGACCCGGCAACCCCACGATGAAGGCGGAGCGCAGGAGCAGCGCGGCCAGCACCGCCACGCCCAGGTGCGGCACCGCGTGGTACAGCGGCCCGTGCCGTGGCTTCTCCAGGCGCTGGCCCACCCACGGCCCCACGCGCCGCAGCACCAACGCCAGCGCCCACAGCGCGATGCCGATGAGCGGCAGGCGCCAGGCGCTCACGTCCGGCGGAAGCGGCCGGCCCGCGCGATTGACGACCCCGGTGAGCGCGATGAACGCGCCGCCCGCGGCGAGCGTCCCCACCGAACCTCGCAGGGCGAACGCCACGAAGCCGCGCGACACGAACGCCAGGAGCGCGCCGGCCGTGAGCAGGGCTCCAGCGAGCAGGGCCTCGGGCCGCTCGGCGCTGGTGGGCAGGAGGGACCAGTTGAGAAGCGTGACGACCGTGAAGAGGGCCTGCACGAGCGCCGCGCCCGCGAAGCCGTCCGTGAAGAGCGGACGTCCCCGCGCGCCGAACGGCAGGGGGAGGACGTCCAGCATCCGCCGGCCCTTCGCCCGTTCCACGTCGCGGCCGCGGAGCAGGGCGAGGAGCGCGAACCCGAAGCCCAGGCCCGACGACACGAGGGCGGCCCGCGCCGAGCCGAAGTCGGAGACCGTGCCCAGGGCCTGGGACACCGTGAGCGCGAGCCCCGTGGCCGCGAGGAAGCTCACGAGCCGGCTGCCCTCGCGCCGGACGCGGAGCAACAGCACGCCGGTCGCCACCGCCGTGGGGGCGCAGGCGAGCAGCGCCGCATGGAACCCCGTGAGTTGGGCGAGCGCATCCGGCAGCACGGGCGCGACACCCAGGGCCCGCACCACCCCGAGCGCGGCGATGCCCAGCGACAGGTCCTCCAGGGGACGGAGCGCGTCACGCAGGCCCTGGCGCTCCGCCCACGCGGACTGCGCCCACCCACCCAGGCCGTACAGCACCGCCGCGAGCGCGAAGACGCAGAGGCTCGCCGCGCTGGAATCAAGCCACCGGGGCGCGCCCACGGCCGCGAGCCCTCCAAAGAGCAGCGCGACCCCGCCCAGGTAGTGGAGCCCCCGCCACCTCCACCGCCCCGCGAGGTGGGCCGCGACCGCGATGACCGCACCCGTGAGGGCCCGGGGCCAGGGCAGGTCCGTGCCCTGCGTCCAGGCCACCACCGAGAAGGCGGGCATCGTCGCCAGGGAGGCGACGACGCCCCACGCGAGCAGTCGGTTGCGCAGGACGCCGGAGTCCGTCATGCGCGCCAGGAGCAGCAGCCCGGACGCCACCACCGCGACGCCGAAGCACCACCACGCCGGCGTGCCAGGCGCCTGGTTGTGCGCGACCAGCGCCCCCGCGAGCAGCGCGGCCATGACGGCCGGATGCACCAACGCCCTGCGCCGGAACTCCAGCAGGAAGAAGACGAGCGAAGCCAGCAAGGGCGCGCAGACGGATGCCACGTCCACCCAGGGCTGCTCGCCCGGGAAGGTCGAGAAGGCTCCGAGGGCCCCCGCGAGCGCACCGCTGGCGACCACCGCGTGCGCCAGCGTCTCGAACACCGGGGCCGCGCGGGGATACGCCGCCCG comes from the Corallococcus caeni genome and includes:
- a CDS encoding GNAT family N-acetyltransferase, which gives rise to MKQDFERNTTERLLLRAVREGDLEAVFALHSDPTTNQFSRRGYMATREDARRILDVWLEDWARDGVGYWLVERLDAPGVVVGLSGLRHKELEGQRVLNLAYRFAPQTWGSGFATEASRVALGLAARHLPHEPLVAIIHPNNVASIRVAERLGMRLDRHVTEDGIQNRVYVPG
- a CDS encoding bifunctional serine/threonine-protein kinase/formylglycine-generating enzyme family protein, which gives rise to MIATPSSCLTDEVLVQLLEDQLTDEALAQVHRHAAGCAECRGMLATLTPGIQRSEVDDPRERETDSLPPEPVPWTPPPAFDAFRLERPLGRGGMGIVYLAHDTSLDRRVAVKFMAAARPDERFRDLFTTEARALARLQHANIVSVFSVGAVDGHPYIVSEYVVGETLAELPLPVPWRRVLSLGVGLARGLAAAHRQGVLHRDLKPSNALVTRDGEVKLLDFGLAERFEVGAELASGSPLLVGTLPYMAPEVIAGGPASARSDLYALGLILHELCTGQVPRRASRRPEDTPPRAALGPEVDPDFAAIILRCLAVDPHERFASAEALSEALEQLERSIAPAPLGAGNPYRGLAPFAAEHRSLFFGREGDIRAVLERLRTRPLVLVAGDSGTGKSSLCRAGVLPRVAAGDLGDGREPNVLTLWPGHRPLEALAAALAPVLGRREAELVTALTDTPAWLGQALREAHARGRGLLLFIDQLEELLTLSDPGQAAHFAWLLGELALPSPGVHVLLAVRGDFLTRLCALPGLGDEAERALYILRPLSPDGVREAIIGPARARGVAFESPELVQTLVASTAHGVGSLPLLQFALAELWERRDSAGGRITRAALEAMGGVAGALSRHADGVLARMSPAEHAAARRLLLQLVTAEGTRIERGAEDLADASDDTFRAALRVLVEGRLLHTRTVNGLPRWEIAHESLIRSWGTLRDWLDDDIGHRVLRKRVEAASAEWDRLRRASEALWGQRQLDEVRLLEPATLGSREQAFLRASHRAVRRARWGRGLTALVLALAVLASYGGLKLQAYLEDARFIAAELGTAKEALASGRTFAARALASREEALAMFDGRAPSSLGPETATDATGLRSAAEKRWTETLALRDQAEAAFTRASRSLERGLDRDRHHADTRRLIAAVLSERVLLAEVFHQRHERDAWLQRLEQEVDASREGSAWLRRFHEPAELTFESLPSGARVSLSRVIRSDGPFRREALPDTGTSSRFVLPEGSYLVHVTQPGRVPVDVPVFLTHGAREALRLTLPTQVPEGYVYIPPGCFLLGSAEPEVVRRFTFSPPMHRYCLTGGYLVGRDEVTFGDWLTYLEDLPPDAPARRFLEQPHFGDGGTITLRWRRGTGWIFTFHRTREEFRTAKEGEPLLYAERTRHASVDWKQLPLSGVSAQDLEGYFYWLHRTKRLPGARLCGQHEWEYAARGADGRRYPHGDQLQPDDANIDATYDRRPLAFGPDAVGTHPASVSPFGLHDMAGNAYELTRSVTPEFGSVVLRGGSWYYDSFVAASADLSPGDATARDVRSGVRVCASFDPR
- a CDS encoding sigma-70 family RNA polymerase sigma factor codes for the protein MALRMSQVPALAATFLSHTKTRFVPPSPEDLAALDALLSRAWEDAQARWPGIALPAASFVTHVAERLPPASPTAPIAPLVSGLALAELYLACACLQGHSAAHEALERHYLARLPERLRGLRQPDAMIDEVRQRVGVKLLVANAGHAPAIADYTGRGGLLSWVVVIAGRIANKLRGQEKPSTEDDAEELFKALPAQGLDPELDVMKRRHHAAFRQAVREAASTLSAEDRHLLRLHFADRLSTYEMAPLFRVNQSTISRWLKRVQQQVYAETRRRLQEQLGLSTEDFQSFIAFVDSQLDLTLSQLLDEKREPPSEG
- a CDS encoding ADYC domain-containing protein; its protein translation is MHRFAPRGLLGDVNASFKALPVCLFLLLTARVQAAPPVAPKPGPARSVSGPSDAERYARRCQSQTAQRIARPQGTMLWGTKRSWDAEKPSDERTSVLVSVALDSPRQAEAGVKALRFEGGRLWAVPAPETGATASDVVGTVLQGTASDGKPVEVAICGAEPAADDPGRVFYRIEAWNTVAREWENPCVALDRSPAPRALAVGGVWDASGAHADAPDRVTFACENGAISKCILWGYAPWASRDGQSLAGLHQACTRLARADYCGNGRSHTRQDTTIDIYDRMGVLERATEVTREWDPAKGSFEAAWAPDGATCLSRTRDGRALDLILQECPGRFQPDTGNAGEASEHCTVRRGDVQPGAALLRNLSYGPAKADPARER